Within Lolium rigidum isolate FL_2022 chromosome 5, APGP_CSIRO_Lrig_0.1, whole genome shotgun sequence, the genomic segment tgttcgtgagcgtGTATCTCGAAGCGATTCATGATTCGGTTCATCTCATCCAAGGATCaagtggcggatattttcactaaaccGCTTCCGTTgccgttgtttaatcattgtcggcACAATCTCAACCTCATGTTACCGGTTGTGATTGAGGGAGGGTGATAGAATACGTGTATAATAGGTTAGTTGTGTATTTGTACCTAACCATGTATTGTACCCCTGATCCATATATAATGAGATGAATAGGCCGGTACATGTTGTGCCGAGCCAGCCCACAATACTTTTCCATCTAGGTTTTCACCCCTCTCCATCCCACCTCACCTATCGCTGTTTATGCTTCGGAATTTCAGATTAATCACGAACATGATTTACAGAGGGTGGTTTGGAATCCCGACGGCTTCAGGCGAGCGGCGAGTGGTCCCAGTCTCGGTCGCCGTGGATAATGACCTCAGCGACGGGAGGGGTTGCGGCCGGCGCTAGTGGTTCCATTCGTGCTGTCACTGTTCTACACGGGAGAAGAAGATGCTGTCCCGGCCGGCCTCCACCTCCCAAGACGAGCATGTACCTCTGGCCGCTATCCACCCTTAGGAGTCAATAAGCCACGCTGGTACGTAATTCTCACACGAATTTGATTGCATCTTCATTACATGTGTATTTGTTCAAAGTACCATGTGTATTCTTCAGTACCGCTCGCAAATCTCGGGTCACTTCCATATGCATTACATCACAGTAGTTGTTGGTTTTTATTACCTAAACATTCATGGATCTGCAAATTGGAGTTTGTCTTCAATTACAATGAGGTGGGCTTGTTACTGATCCTCACCCAGCCTGTCAGTCTTCGCAGAACTTTTGGTCTAATCTGCCATCAAACTTGGAGTGATCCTATAtaataggattttttttgttcatTATGGTTATCGCTTGTTAATTTCTGTAGCATAAACAAGATGAGAATTGCTATTTTGGTGTAATCATGCGATGCTAACTAGGCAGATAAGAATGTGCTATTCAGTAACGTTACTGTCACCAGGTGTTTCTTGTAATGTGTGAGCGGGCATTGCTGTTATATACTTTGGGAGAAATCTGGGATAAAGGAAGATGTTGCTTATGGATTCATTTACTAGTTAGTTCTGATGAGAATTCTTGCTTGTGCCAAGCACGTAGGTTTCCAGATTCCTTTTTTTGTGCCTGACAAGTTATAAATTTTCAGGAATCTGACAATAAATGGGGGGACGGAAGAATATGTATGCATAGGACTTAGATACAAAGAGCAAGTATCTAGCGGCAATGTTTGCGCAGATGAGAAATGTCAGTTGTTCGTATTCATGCTGTACCTAGACTGGTGGCACTTGAGGTGAGCTCAAACCTGAATCCAGTTGTTTGTATTCCTTTTTTAGTGCAGGATTTCTTATTtcttatttgtttgctgcaatggTATCTCCAACCTAGTGCTAGTGGGCATGCTAGGTTCTGTGCAAAAGTACAtaattaaaatatgaattgtTATTATTATATGCGTACTGGTTTGGAATTCAAATCCTTTTGCAAACCTGAATTTTTATTTACGATAATCCTTCAACATGAGATTTTTAATTTGTTGCTTTTTTTCATTACAGAGCAATGAGACTTACAGGCAACAATTAACACCCGTGAAATTTTCATTTGTTACTTTTTTTTCATTACAGAGCAATGCTGATGACACTGGACATGTGACCCAATCTTTGGGAGGTGTCTCAACAACTTTGAAATGCTGGGCTCCAAAAGACGGCGGCCGGGAATAAGGTAGAGAGAGCGTGGTTATTTAAATGAATATAGTCATATTTTATATGCTGTACGATTTCTAATTGTTTCTTTGCATCTTTTGACTTGTATAATTTGCAGCTCCCCTATTTGCATTCTCCTGCGTTTGACGAGACGCCAAATCATCATACACATGGCACTGAAATCTTGGCACATTAGCAGGAGAGCCTCCAGCTGTTGTTTGACAGAGTCGAGGTAGTTGTGCCCTTTTTCTTTATCGTATGTTCAACATTTTTACACATTCGTAGACTTGAGGGCATTGATTTCTTCTTGCCCTTGTTGTACATGTCGACAACATAGCTGAAAACTTTTCTTTTAAGTTCGTCCCTGTCTTGCATAGCTTTCTCATATAAACTAAAATATGCAAAGTCCCCCCTAGATAATTCCTGTGGATCATTCAGAAAAAAGTTCCAGCGCCACTACGATGGCGAAGAGAGTCGGCTTCGTTGTAGCATTGAACTGGTAATTTCAGACAATCAACTAAATTCCATATGATGTTATTCTTTCTGTCTTGCACTTTCTCATCGAAAGCTTGTGTGCTGCAGACAAAGGAGAACCAGTATAGAGCTGAAGATCTCTCCCACCTCATCTTCCATGATTTGAAAGAAATCAGGCCTTCACCTGATTCTCTGGAGAAGTTCAGGCCCATGTTAACCCATCTGTAAAAAAATTGCAAAATTTCTTTGAAGCTCCACTTGTGCATCCTCTCCCAAAAACAAAGTTGCACTTATGTATATAGCCGAATATTTCTATTCTAGTGCCCACGTGCATGTAATGTTTTTGCTTATGAATGTGTGTTTTTATTGGTGTCGTCCAACCAAACATATCCTGAAATATCTGTGGTGCTTCAATGATGCTTGGCTTGTATGCTACCTTCTGTAATTCAACATGTTTTATGTCCACTGTGTACGATTTTTTTATGTGGTctgccctttttttttttttttgcgagaaatccaccgatctattaataatcatcaacagtagtacaaataatccaaaaagtaaagaaaattacaaattggtactcggaccacctagcgacgactacaaacactagcacgagccgaaggcgcgccgctctcctcgcccctccatcgtcggagtcaggcaaagcttgtcgtagtagagcttgttgtagtagacagacgggaagtcgtcgtgctaaggtcccaaaggaccagcgcaccagagcagcaaccatcgccaatgatgacaatcgTAGATCAgaagagactgacatgaaaccacaccaacaaaaacgaaaaccgaccggatcccaggagattcgatgggcacacaactccacgcgtcctccgtcagcgctagatgcaccaccggagcgaggataggacggggaggaccttattctgacttcaggatgtagccaccgcctcaccatcccaaaagGAGACtaaaaagcaaactaaattatgaacgaaaactccccgccggcgagggaccgtgatccgccacacctccaaggccccaaggccaccggaggcggagcggaccgacggtatcgccggcgaggaggacggaaccctagatgggtttgtgacttttccgccgcctcctgggttgcgtaccggttcgtaacatgtGTAACAATATTTTATCTTCGGAAGTTATCTGTTTTGCCTTGGATCTCATATTTCTTATGTTGGTCACTAAAAATATTCTAGACaccgaagttttctttaaaactGAAGACTACCTGATGCTTCCATATAATTTTGTTTTCTGGGAATAATTTAGGGTGCGGTGATGGACCTATGAATGCACCAGAATAAAATCTTCAGGTGAAGTGGAGGAGTGTGGAAGCTCCCAGGAAATCTATAGTGTGGATCGATGGAACTGAATTTTGTGCCCCTGTCCCTGTATTTTCGTGACTTGTATAAGCTCTGGCAAAGCAACTATAGTTAGCTTAGTGGTTACCAGAAGTATATGCGTCGATGCATACATTTGATCGGCATATATGTCCTGAAATTTTGAGCTTTATTCAAAAGATGTCAGCTTGTAAAAATATTGCTCGTTTTTTCTTCACTTGATAGACTTGTCACATGGACAAACCTATATATCATGGTTTCTCTAATTGAATGTATTTCACTCACAAtgtaatctctatgccacatttCTTACATCGGCTACCAAATTTCTTATGTCCATGGATAATCAAGTTAAAGTAGTTATAGTGATTCATCCTCACATGTTAGTGGCCTCTTGGAATCACACAAACACCCCATCATGGGTATCTGCGGTTTTGTTCTCATAAATCTTAGAGAGCACACTCTTGAAATGAACTCCCAGTACCTAAGCATACTGGTTAGGTTCCTAAGATCATTTAAGAGTCAGAAAAATTCACATTAATTATACTGAATGTGCAAGAACTACAAAAATTCACTGCCACACTTCCCACAAGCTCTTATGCGCAACTTTTCCCCATGTGCGCCGATGATTGGTGTCACTCCATGTTCAGTTCTTGAACCCTTTGGTGGGGCTTTAAAAATGATTGCAGAATGGTGATCTTGATCACAATAGGCTGGCTAATGTTGCTCCGGCATCTCATCAGCAGGAGTTTCTTGTAGCTGCAGTTTAAGTTCCTTGAAGACGGTCATGGTTCTTTCATAGGCTGCGGTTGATCTGTTCCCCGCTGGAATAGCTGTATAAACTTCTCCGAGCATGTTCGTATAGGCTACTGTTGGGTTCTCACTGGCCATTGATCCAGTTGAGCAGCCGACGATTGAAGTTCTAGTGCCATGGCTTGGAGTTGGAGTGAGGAAGCATGGACGCATAAGCGCACTGTTGGGCACAACAATGTTTTTCAGAGAATCTGATGTGTCATCAGGTGCTCGCCGGCGGAAATTTGGAGAGGAGTCCATGATAGAATCCTGCAATTCATTTTCCAGCAGAACATAAGATTGTTGGCCAAAGGTTCATCTACACTGTCTCGTAAGAAATGCTCCATGCTTAAATTATTTTTTTAATATTACAGTTGTCATCATGGAGAAATCATCATATTCGTGTCGTTGATTTACACAATAAAACATTTACTACTTTGGACACCTCGTTTAATAGCATATGAGGCCCAGGCATATTCCACAAAGGAGTAGAAAAACACTTGGACTGAAAGTATATGGTAGTGCCTTAGTTAGTTCAGGAACTAGTGCCATTTCAGAAAATCAACATTGCATTGTAAGTAGCAAGACCTACCAAATCTCTTTGAACATGATCAGCGGTAGGGTTGCCAACGCGGGTCCCGCAATATCCTGCAAAAGGCCATGCTTAGTTCAAACTGTGCTACGGTCCTTGACATAACTCTGAACAAAGTGTCCTAATCGGAATAGAACCCGCCCCACTTTCCCTCCCGCTTGCAGCCCTAATCAGCGTGTTATGATTATCCTCTTATCTGAACCTCATAGACTAGTTCCCCTACTTGTATCCTGGCTCTACAAATTTTACCTAGAGGCGGTCTGTGCAGCATAAAAGATAAGGAAATATTACATAACACAATACCACAGACTCGTTATTATAATTACAGCTCATAGACTAGTTCCCCTACTTGTATCCTGGCTCTACAAATTTTACCTAGAGGCGGTCTGTGCAGCATAAAAGATAAGGAAATATTACATAACACAATACCACAGACTCGTTATTATAATTACAGCTCATAGACTAGTTCCCCTACTTGTATCCTGGCTCTACAAATTTTACCTAGAGGCGGTCTGTGCAGCATAAAAGATAAGGAAATATTACATAACACAATACCACAGACTCGTTATTATAATTACAGCTCATAGACTAGTTCCCCTACTTGTATCCTGGCTCTACAAATTTTACCTAGAGGCGGTCTGTGCAGCATAAAAGATAAGGAAATATTACATAACACAATACCACAGACTCGTTATTATAATTACAGATTACAGAAGGGAACCAAAACAGAATTAATGACTCCATGAACAGGGTATTTGCATCAATCATGAGAATACGAAATTCAATCATCAGATGACAGTGTTTCACATAGTCACTTTTTTAAACGATAGGTACTGCAGGGTTAATATCATTTGCTAACACATGTTCGGATTGTATCAAAGAAACCTCAACAAAATAGTTGAAGAGTAATATGAGATGAAAATTAGATCAGTGCAAACTTTACCTCCGTTTGAAAATATTGCCCAAAATTCATTTCAGATGATCACTGAGGCGCGCCGCGCGTGGCGTTTCCGGTACTTGTTATGCGCTCGGAGGTGTATCGCCGGTGTCTCAGCGTTGGCAGCTGGTCCGATCGCCGGTGTGGAGAGAGAGGATTTAAGGCGAGAATGGAAGAGGGGAGACGTGAGGCTCGTAGTTTTTTTAGTGGCCCCCGTGATAACCACCGGAGACCCAGGATCCGCAGTTGTCGCGCATGGAGCTGACCAGCATTTGCCTggtcgcggggggggggggggggggggcggagctCCAGGGGATGGGGTTGGCGTCGCGGTGGGGATGTGGGATGCGGGGCGGTGGAGGTGGCGCGCCGGAGCTCCGGCAGACGCGGTGGCAAAGCTCCGACGGTGATGCCCAGATGCAGTTTTCAGTTTTGCAACCGTGAAGGAGATGGTGCTTTTTTTACCTCGCGTGTAAAGCTGCCAGCCTCATTACAAAAGAATTGAAAGGAAAAAGCCTATGCGGTTACACTCTCTGGGTGCAGAATAAGTAATTCTACACCCGGGTCGTACGACCGAGCCAGCCCGAAGCCTCCTCCTGATGCGGCTCAACGACACCCTATATGTCATGCTCACGATGACAGACTCCACCTGCTGTAATTTCTAAAGAAAAATTATGCTAGAGGTTTTTTCTCTATCGTGGTGATCGGGAGGCCTAATCCCCACTCGCCGCGGTTATTCTTGGCCAGTCCCCAATCTCCCCACGCTCTCCTCTCCTCCAGCTCCTCAGATCCGGCGACCTccggctcctcgccgccgccacggaAATTCGGCGCCTACGCGCCCTATATCGACCCATGGAGACCCGGGTTCACTTCCTTCGACGGCTGTCCCGAATTTCAGGCGTCGCGCGTGGCCGGAGCTGAGGACGCGTTCCTCTCCGTCTCCCGGGAGAAAGGGGAACGGCGACCCATTGGCGCAGCTGCCGTCCGGAGATCGCTGGTGGCGACGTACCCGGTAGTTCTGTGGGAGAGGAGCAGGCGGAGGCCGGCCATGGTGTCCTGCGTTGGCCGCGGAGGCGGGGGATTCGCCAACGAGGCGTACATCAGGTATTACGAGGCGGCGCCGAAGACGGCATTGGAGGCGGCGGCAAGCGATCTTACCGAGCTCCAGACCATGGGCCTCGTCTCCGACAACGGGGCAAGGATAAGATTCTCTTGGTGAGCCTTCTCCCTCCCTCCTTTCCCACCCATTGATTTTGTGGTTCTGTTCCTGGGCGACGTCGTATCTTCCTCCCCTACCGAGGCTCAAGCCTCCCTCCACTCTCGTGGCTGCCCCTGACCAACCCTTCTCCTATGACGCCGCGGCAGATGCGTCCGGAATCAGGGACCATCTCGGGGACGATGCAGGATTGCAGGTGGCCGTGAGACGGGACCTCCCCACTTCTTATTTTCTGTCAGCTTTTTTTTTTCCCTTCTCAAGTGGATCTGAAGGTTCTGGTTTACAGCTATTGTACCATCGACCCATATTGCCTCCTGAGGTAACCCCTTTGGAGCAAATCAGTGTGCGTGGTGTTACCCACTGCATAACTTTGCAACTTTAGTTTGAGTCGTTAGAATTTACAGAGCAGGTAGAAGAAGCAGGAATCTTGCAAATTATTTATCGCAGTCTCTCTAAGAACCAGGAGTAATCTTGTATTGTTCATTCAGGTTATTACTTGCTATTGTTCTGTAGCATAAACCAGATGGGTACGTGCTATTTTGGTGACTATCTTTGTGATTGTAGCTAGGCAGATGGGAATGTGATATCACAGGGGTGTTTGTTTTAGTGCATGGTTGGGAATCTCTATTATAGAGTACTAGTAGTTATATTCTTTAGGAGAAATCTGGGATAAAAGAAGATGCAGGCTCTGAATTTCATTCAATAGCTCTGCGAAGAATTATTGCTTGTGCCTGACACGTTCTTTATCAGAATCCTTGCCGATTGTGGCAGGCTTGTGTCAGCCAGCGTAGGCACTCGGCATGGTGAGCTAGCTGCAGCACTGCAGCTTCGATCTCTGTCGAAGTCTCCTCATAGGTGCCGGCACGCTGCGCGCGAACATTGAGCAGCAGCAGGCAACAACTTCAATGTCGGTGTCTCTCAGCGCCACTTGCAAAGCAGCTTCAAACTACTCTACTCTCCTCCAGTAATTATATTCTTTCATGTTTCATACTTCGTTCTACCGCAGTGCAGATATTGAGTGATAATTTGCAGTTTACATCACCGCTAAACTTTGGTTGCCGCTGTACATGATAAAATATTACTTTGGACTACTTATTTTATAGCATTTGAGGTCAAGTTATATTCCATCTGTTAAATTAAAATAAAGGAAGAAACACACTAGGCCTGATAGTATATGGTAGTGCTTGATAGGAAGAGGATGAATGCCATGTAGTCCAAAGAAGGTTGCTTTACATGGATCTGTCGAATAGCAATTGGCAAGAAGAGTACACATTAGCGGATTATAACATtagtcttatttgcttttgaagtAGGTTGAACTTTATTATTTTGTCTATTCTTTGGCCACATGTGATTCATTGTTCTCGATATAAAATTATGCATTACATCCTCACGGAGCGGAAGTGCTAACTTGATAGAATATAACACCATCTACTTGGTTATAAAGAACAAAATCATATGTCAGTCTATGTACATATTTTATCGATCCCTTTATTCGCGATTGGAGGCTTAAATTCTGAATTTTGTAGTTCAGGAGTAGCTAGCTCCCATGTGTTGGTGTATTTAAATATTTTGGCAATCTCTGCATATGGTAGCCTTTTTAGGTCCCCAGTTTAAATAATATAGAGTGTAATCTCTGCATCTTGTAATTTTAATTTTAATCTCTGCTCCTGGATCTCTGCTCACTCAAGATTCAGTACATCACGCAaattttttgttttagtttttattAGACAAATATCGATGCAACTGCAAATTCGAGTTAGGTTCATTTCAATTGCAATGAGGTGGACTCATAGTGATCCTCACCCAGTCTGTTAGTCTTCGCTGCATTTTGGTTTAAGCCTGCCCTCAAACCAAGAGTAATAATCTTCTATAGCATGAATTTTGATTGTTTATTCAGATGATTGCTTGTTAGTTTTCTGTAGCGTAAATGAGATAAGAATGTTCTATTTCGTGAGTGCTCATGTGAGTATAGCTAGAGAGAGGGGAATGTCCTACTCAGTAACATTACTCTCACCTGGATTTTTGTCTTAGTGCCTGAGTGAGAATTGATGTTATGGCAGTCACATTCTTTTGGAGAAATATGGTATAAAAGAAGATGCAGATTCTGAATTTTATTCAGTAGTT encodes:
- the LOC124656311 gene encoding uncharacterized protein LOC124656311, encoding MGLASRWGCGMRGGGGGAPELRQTRWQSSDGDAQMQFSVLQPGFFSIVVIGRPNPHSPRLFLASPQSPHALLSSSSSDPATSGSSPPPRKFGAYAPYIDPWRPGFTSFDGCPEFQASRVAGAEDAFLSVSREKGERRPIGAAAVRRSLVATYPVVLWERSRRRPAMVSCVGRGGGGFANEAYIRYYEAAPKTALEAAASDLTELQTMGLVSDNGARIRFS